A portion of the Ricinus communis isolate WT05 ecotype wild-type chromosome 10, ASM1957865v1, whole genome shotgun sequence genome contains these proteins:
- the LOC8279572 gene encoding dof zinc finger protein DOF2.4 translates to MVFSSLPAYLDPANWQQRQPNHHHHHHHQPGASTGANAHLIPPTPPPPPPPPPPPPPHGSGGAGSIRPGSMADRARLANIPMPEAALKCPRCESTNTKFCYFNNYSLTQPRHFCKTCRRYWTRGGALRNVPVGGGCRRNKRSKGSSSSKSPVSSDRQTASGTSSTLSSSGTSDILGLGPQVPPLRFMAPLHHLNEYAPCDIGLNYGALSAPVGGTSDLNFQIGSALASTGLGGGSGVAGGSLLSMGGLEQWRLQQGQQFPFLGGLDPSSSAGLYPFEGGAEPSGYGGGIGGQVRPRTSTSLTTQFASVKMEDNHELNLSRQFLGINNPGSDQYWSSTAWTDLSSFSSSSTSNPL, encoded by the exons ATggttttttcttctcttccaGCTTATCTTGATCCAGCCAACTGGCAGCAACGA CAAccaaatcatcatcatcatcatcatcaccaaCCTGGCGCAAGTACCGGTGCAAATGCTCACCTTATTCCTCCTACTCCTccacctcctcctcctcctcctccaccaccaccacctcaTGGAAGTGGTGGTGCTGGCTCGATCCGGCCAGGTTCGATGGCGGATCGAGCTCGCTTGGCTAACATACCTATGCCAGAGGCAGCATTAAAATGTCCAAGATGCGAATCAACAAACACTAAGTTTTGCTACTTCAACAACTATAGTCTCACACAGCCTAGGCACTTTTGCAAAACCTGTAGAAGGTACTGGACAAGAGGTGGTGCCCTAAGAAATGTCCCTGTTGGTGGTGGTTGCAGGAGGAACAAGAGAAGCAAAGGAAGCAGCAGCTCCAAATCTCCTGTCAGTAGTGATCGCCAAACAGCCTCCGGTACTTCAAGCACTCTGTCTTCCAGTGGAACCAGTGATATTTTAGGTCTTGGACCACAGGTTCCACCTTTGAGATTCATGGCTCCTCTGCATCATCTTAATGAATATGCTCCATGTGATATTGGGTTAAATTATGGTGCCCTTTCAGCACCTGTTGGAGGAACTAGTGACTTGAATTTTCAGATAGGGAGTGCTTTAGCTAGTACTGGTCTTGGTGGAGGTAGTGGTGTTGCTGGTGGTTCTCTTTTGTCAATGGGTGGTTTAGAGCAGTGGAGGTTGCAACAAGGACAGCAATTTCCATTCTTGGGTGGGTTAGatccttcttcttctgctgGGTTATACCCTTTTGAGGGTGGAGCTGAGCCATCTGGTTATGGTGGTGGGATTGGAGGCCAGGTTAGGCCAAGGACATCAACTTCTTTAACTACCCAATTCGCCTCAGTGAAAATGGAAGACAACCATGAGCTTAATTTGTCAAGGCAGTTCTTGGGAATTAATAATCCAGGAAGTGATCAGTATTGGAGTAGTACCGCATGGACAGATCTTTCTAGTTTTAGCTCTTCTTCTACTAGTAATCCATTATAG